The following are encoded in a window of Callithrix jacchus isolate 240 chromosome 9, calJac240_pri, whole genome shotgun sequence genomic DNA:
- the SMUG1 gene encoding single-strand selective monofunctional uracil DNA glycosylase isoform X1, producing MPHAFLLGSTHEPVGALMEPQPSPGSLAESFLEEELRLNAELSQLQFSEPVGIIYNPVEYAWEPHRNYVTRYCRGPKEVLFLGMNPGPFGMAQTGVPFGEVSMVRDWLGIGGTVLTPPQEHPKRPVLGLECPQSEVSGARFWGFFQNLCGQPDIFFHHCFVHNLCPLLFLAPSGRNLTPAELPAKQREQLLGICDAALCRQVQLLGVRLVVGVGRLAEQRARRALAGLMPEVQVEGLLHPSPRNPQANKGWEAVAKERLNELGLLPLLSK from the exons ATGCCCCACGCTTTCCTGCTGGGGTCCACCCATGAGCCTGTAGGTGCCCTGATGGAGCCTCAGCCCAGCCCTGGAAGCTTGGCTgagagcttcctggaggaggagcttCGGCTCAATGCTGAGCTGAGTCAACTGCAGTTTTCGGAGCCTGTGGGCATCATCTATAATCCCGTGGAGTATGCGTGGGAGCCACATCGCAACTACGTGACTCGCTACTGCCGGGGCCCTAAGGAAGTGCTCTTCCTGGGCATGAACCCTGGACCTTTTGGCATGGCCCAGACTGGG GTTCCCTTTGGAGAAGTGAGCATGGTCCGGGACTGGTTGGGCATTGGGGGGACTGTGCTGACCCCTCCCCAAGAGCACCCTAAGCGACCAGTGCTGGGACTGGAGTGCCCACAGTCAGAAGTGAGTGGTGCCCGATTCTGGGGCTTTTTCCAGAACCTCTGTGGACAGCCTGACATCTTCTTCCATCACTGCTTTGTCCACAATCTATGCCCTCTGCTTTTCCTGGCTCCCAGTGGGCGCAACCTCACCCCTGCTGAGCTGCCTGCCAAGCAGCGAGAACAGCTTCTTGGGATCTGTGATGCAGCCCTCTGCCGGCAGGTGCAGCTGCTGGGGGTGCGGCTGGTGGTGGGAGTTGGGCGACTCGCAGAGCAGCGGGCACGACGGGCTCTGGCAGGCCTGATGCCAGAGGTCCAGGTGGAAGGGCTCCTGCATCCCTCTCCCCGTAATCCACAGGCCAACAAGGGCTGGGAGGCAGTGGCCAAGGAAAGACTGAATGAGTTGGGGCTGCTGCCACTGCTGTCGAAATGA
- the SMUG1 gene encoding single-strand selective monofunctional uracil DNA glycosylase isoform X2: MVRDWLGIGGTVLTPPQEHPKRPVLGLECPQSEVSGARFWGFFQNLCGQPDIFFHHCFVHNLCPLLFLAPSGRNLTPAELPAKQREQLLGICDAALCRQVQLLGVRLVVGVGRLAEQRARRALAGLMPEVQVEGLLHPSPRNPQANKGWEAVAKERLNELGLLPLLSK, translated from the coding sequence ATGGTCCGGGACTGGTTGGGCATTGGGGGGACTGTGCTGACCCCTCCCCAAGAGCACCCTAAGCGACCAGTGCTGGGACTGGAGTGCCCACAGTCAGAAGTGAGTGGTGCCCGATTCTGGGGCTTTTTCCAGAACCTCTGTGGACAGCCTGACATCTTCTTCCATCACTGCTTTGTCCACAATCTATGCCCTCTGCTTTTCCTGGCTCCCAGTGGGCGCAACCTCACCCCTGCTGAGCTGCCTGCCAAGCAGCGAGAACAGCTTCTTGGGATCTGTGATGCAGCCCTCTGCCGGCAGGTGCAGCTGCTGGGGGTGCGGCTGGTGGTGGGAGTTGGGCGACTCGCAGAGCAGCGGGCACGACGGGCTCTGGCAGGCCTGATGCCAGAGGTCCAGGTGGAAGGGCTCCTGCATCCCTCTCCCCGTAATCCACAGGCCAACAAGGGCTGGGAGGCAGTGGCCAAGGAAAGACTGAATGAGTTGGGGCTGCTGCCACTGCTGTCGAAATGA